The proteins below are encoded in one region of Patescibacteria group bacterium:
- a CDS encoding sugar transferase, with amino-acid sequence MKKAELFFTAILLPIDYLMVVSAGLLAYFLRFNALAQLRPIIFELPFWHYLGIILLVALFSIIVFAFNGLYRIGRQRFSRELAKIFFGVTTAVMLIVLFVFFQRTLFSSRFIVLMGWLLAIILVALGRFFIHLARLNIYKLGRGLEPTVIVGDGPFARDILDQLIKERGFGYRIIDNSKSVDEFITRWQDRAQEIRVVILGDVTTTNQEIYRLVNFCNEHQIVFKYVVDSYGALLTNIKSETIAGVPVIEIKRTALDGWGRIIKRFFDIIISFLALIILSPLFLIIAVIIKLDSPGPIFVKLKRVGCRNQCFPVYKFRSMVIGAEKMKEDLMSYNERGDGPLFKMQNDPRVTRFGKFIRKTSLDELPQLYNVLIGQMSLVGPRPHEPQEVERYKSNHKQLLTIKPGITGLAQISGRSNLTFDDEANLDIYYIENWSLGYDGQILIKTLPVVLSKKNVA; translated from the coding sequence ATGAAAAAAGCAGAACTTTTTTTCACGGCCATTTTGTTGCCGATTGATTATTTGATGGTAGTTAGTGCCGGTCTTTTGGCATATTTTTTGCGTTTTAATGCCCTGGCCCAACTTAGACCGATAATTTTTGAGTTGCCATTTTGGCATTATTTAGGAATTATTTTGCTGGTCGCCCTGTTTTCTATAATAGTTTTCGCTTTTAATGGATTATATCGAATAGGTCGTCAACGGTTTAGTCGAGAGCTGGCTAAAATATTTTTCGGCGTAACAACCGCCGTTATGTTGATAGTTTTATTTGTTTTTTTTCAGCGAACCCTTTTTTCTTCAAGGTTTATCGTTTTAATGGGCTGGTTGTTAGCGATAATTTTGGTTGCCTTGGGTAGATTTTTTATCCATCTGGCCCGGCTTAACATCTATAAATTAGGCAGAGGGTTAGAGCCGACAGTTATAGTGGGCGATGGCCCATTCGCTCGCGATATTTTAGACCAATTAATTAAAGAAAGAGGGTTTGGTTATCGAATTATTGACAACTCAAAGTCAGTTGACGAATTTATTACGCGTTGGCAAGATCGAGCTCAAGAAATTAGGGTGGTTATTTTGGGGGACGTGACAACCACCAATCAAGAAATTTATCGTTTGGTTAATTTTTGTAATGAACATCAAATAGTTTTTAAATACGTGGTTGATTCTTATGGCGCTCTTTTAACTAACATAAAGAGTGAAACCATTGCCGGCGTGCCGGTTATAGAAATAAAGAGAACCGCTCTTGATGGTTGGGGCAGAATTATAAAAAGATTTTTCGATATAATTATTTCCTTCTTGGCTTTAATAATTTTATCTCCTTTATTTTTAATAATAGCTGTTATTATAAAATTAGATTCGCCGGGGCCAATTTTTGTTAAGCTTAAAAGAGTCGGCTGTCGCAATCAATGTTTTCCGGTCTACAAGTTTCGTTCTATGGTTATTGGGGCCGAGAAGATGAAGGAAGACCTTATGTCATACAATGAACGAGGGGATGGCCCATTATTTAAAATGCAAAATGATCCGCGCGTAACCCGTTTTGGCAAATTCATTAGAAAAACCAGTCTTGATGAATTGCCCCAGCTATACAATGTTTTAATTGGGCAAATGAGCCTGGTTGGCCCGCGGCCCCATGAACCCCAGGAAGTAGAAAGGTACAAAAGCAATCATAAGCAACTCTTGACGATTAAACCTGGTATTACCGGTTTGGCACAAATCAGCGGTCGCTCTAATCTCACCTTTGATGATGAAGCAAATTTGGATATTTATTATATTGAAAACTGGTCATTGGGTTATGATGGACAAATTTTAATAAAAACCCTACCGGTTGTTTTAAGTAAAAAAAACGTAGCTTAA
- the nusG gene encoding transcription termination/antitermination protein NusG yields the protein MAKQVEQGKRWYAIHTYSGYEENVIESLKQRIASMGMQDKIFNVLIPTEKRIKIKGGKRKIITEKMFSGYVLVEMIVTDDSWYVVRNTPNVTGFIGTGTIPTPLSEEEIKVIQKRMGIEEPKYKIDIKVGDLVKITDGPFKNFEGKVAETDEERGKVKVLISVFSRETPAELDFLQVKKI from the coding sequence ATGGCTAAACAGGTAGAACAAGGTAAAAGATGGTATGCGATTCATACCTATTCCGGCTATGAAGAGAACGTGATAGAAAGTCTTAAACAGAGAATTGCCTCTATGGGAATGCAGGACAAAATTTTTAACGTTTTGATTCCTACTGAAAAAAGAATTAAGATAAAGGGCGGGAAAAGGAAAATTATTACTGAAAAAATGTTTTCAGGCTATGTTTTAGTCGAGATGATTGTAACTGACGATTCTTGGTATGTAGTTAGAAATACTCCGAACGTGACAGGTTTTATTGGTACCGGCACCATTCCTACGCCATTGTCGGAAGAAGAAATTAAAGTTATTCAAAAAAGAATGGGCATTGAAGAGCCAAAATATAAAATTGACATTAAAGTCGGAGACTTAGTTAAAATCACCGATGGCCCATTTAAAAACTTCGAAGGCAAGGTGGCTGAAACTGACGAAGAAAGAGGCAAGGTTAAAGTGTTGATTTCCGTTTTTAGTCGAGAAACGCCCGCCGAATTGGACTTTTTACAAGTCAAAAAAATATAA
- the secE gene encoding preprotein translocase subunit SecE: MINKLVEYIKNSRLELQKVVWPTRKVLIKHTLSVIAFSLVMAFFLGIIDFGLTRVVQLLI; the protein is encoded by the coding sequence ATGATCAATAAACTTGTGGAATACATAAAAAATTCCCGACTAGAATTACAAAAAGTAGTTTGGCCAACTCGCAAAGTATTAATCAAGCATACTTTGTCCGTGATTGCTTTTAGTTTGGTTATGGCTTTCTTCTTGGGAATTATTGATTTCGGCTTAACTAGAGTTGTTCAATTATTAATTTAA
- the mrdA gene encoding penicillin-binding protein 2, translated as MFDPFKVETIDLRARESHMHSGSRRTWAGEDGIFNVAGGELLISPVNSKKIIVLYIFIGLIFCLFLGRIFYWQVLEGSHRSLISRGQSSRVEVLKSKRGLFYDRNLNPLVKNAPIFSLNVVPAKFDRKNSNETISAIEQFLSEDQKKELQDNLSQLPIYANESILLLKELNYDQAILIQTILSSNKGIDVELQDQRVYADSLAFSHVLGYVGKVSRDELAQHRDYLFNDLIGKSGLESYYESYLRGQYGQQRIDILPTGEEEISYNKPAINGDNLVLSIDGDLQKKLFESLAAHIRANGNRGGSAVALNPNTGEVLALVSYPSFNSTSLGKGISINEYNNIYQNSHKPLFFRTITGEYPSGSVIKPVVAIGALEEKIITPITTVLSTGGISLGGWFFPDWKAGGHGISNVTKALAESVNTFFYYVGGGYNNFKGLGVDGLDFWMKRFGLGNLTGIDVAGEKSGFVPTQRWKEEQRNEPWYPGDTYHLSIGQGDLLVTPLQVANYTAAIANDGTLYKPYLLKEIIDDGNKTILKISPKILANRLASHENLSVVRDGMRAAVTEGSARSLSTLPIEVAAKTGTAQNEAGAPHAWFTCFAPYQNPQIVITVLVENGVEGGTAAAPVAKDVLNWWAENRNK; from the coding sequence ATGTTCGATCCTTTTAAAGTCGAAACGATTGACTTGAGAGCAAGAGAATCGCACATGCACAGTGGTTCTCGACGCACTTGGGCAGGTGAGGATGGTATTTTTAATGTTGCTGGCGGAGAGCTTCTGATATCACCCGTTAATTCTAAGAAAATCATTGTTTTATATATTTTTATAGGCCTTATTTTTTGTTTATTTCTGGGCCGAATTTTTTATTGGCAAGTTTTAGAGGGTAGTCATCGCTCGCTAATTTCTCGCGGTCAGAGCTCAAGAGTTGAGGTTTTAAAATCCAAACGGGGTTTATTTTATGATCGTAATTTAAATCCATTAGTAAAAAATGCGCCAATTTTTTCTTTGAATGTCGTTCCGGCAAAATTTGATCGCAAAAATAGCAATGAAACAATTAGTGCTATAGAGCAATTTTTATCTGAAGATCAAAAAAAAGAACTACAAGACAATCTTTCGCAGCTGCCTATTTATGCTAATGAGTCCATCTTACTTTTAAAGGAGCTAAACTACGATCAAGCCATTTTAATCCAAACGATTTTATCTTCTAATAAGGGAATAGATGTTGAATTGCAAGACCAGCGGGTTTATGCTGATTCTTTGGCGTTTTCTCATGTTTTAGGTTACGTAGGAAAGGTTTCTAGAGATGAACTAGCGCAACACCGTGATTATTTATTTAATGATCTGATAGGCAAGAGCGGTCTAGAAAGTTATTATGAAAGTTACTTAAGAGGGCAATATGGCCAGCAGCGTATTGATATTTTACCAACTGGCGAAGAAGAAATATCTTATAATAAACCAGCGATAAATGGAGATAATTTAGTTTTATCAATCGATGGCGATTTACAAAAAAAGTTATTTGAATCCTTGGCTGCGCATATTAGAGCTAATGGTAATCGAGGCGGTTCTGCCGTAGCCTTGAATCCAAATACCGGAGAGGTTTTGGCGTTAGTATCTTATCCTTCATTTAATAGCACCTCTTTGGGTAAAGGGATAAGCATTAACGAATATAATAATATATATCAAAATTCTCATAAGCCATTGTTTTTTAGGACCATTACTGGCGAATATCCTTCTGGTTCTGTGATTAAGCCGGTTGTTGCCATTGGGGCCCTGGAAGAAAAGATTATTACGCCAATAACAACAGTACTTAGCACCGGAGGAATTAGTTTGGGGGGTTGGTTTTTCCCCGACTGGAAGGCCGGTGGACATGGTATATCCAACGTCACTAAGGCCTTAGCTGAATCTGTAAATACTTTTTTCTATTACGTTGGCGGTGGTTATAATAATTTCAAAGGTTTGGGGGTAGACGGACTAGATTTTTGGATGAAAAGGTTCGGTTTGGGCAATTTAACCGGCATTGACGTAGCCGGTGAGAAATCCGGTTTTGTACCGACTCAACGATGGAAAGAAGAACAGCGTAACGAGCCATGGTATCCGGGCGACACTTATCATTTATCAATTGGCCAGGGAGACTTGCTGGTAACGCCACTTCAGGTTGCTAATTATACGGCTGCTATTGCCAATGATGGCACTTTATACAAACCATACCTCTTAAAAGAAATTATTGATGATGGCAATAAAACTATTTTAAAGATATCACCTAAAATTTTAGCCAATAGGTTAGCTAGTCATGAAAATTTAAGCGTGGTTCGTGATGGCATGCGTGCGGCAGTTACCGAAGGAAGCGCCCGCAGTTTATCGACTTTGCCAATTGAGGTGGCGGCTAAAACCGGCACGGCGCAAAATGAAGCCGGTGCTCCTCATGCCTGGTTTACTTGTTTTGCGCCATATCAAAATCCGCAGATTGTCATAACTGTTTTAGTTGAGAATGGTGTAGAGGGCGGTACGGCCGCGGCGCCAGTTGCCAAAGATGTTTTGAATTGGTGGGCGGAAAATAGAAATAAATAA
- the rplA gene encoding 50S ribosomal protein L1 codes for MARGKKYQEIKAKVNINKAYTLDEVIDFIKNNHVAKFDESIELHIKLGIDPTKTEQNVHGSVVLPSGSLKKKRIAVFATPAKIEEAKSAGADIVGGQELIEQIKASGKCDFDVAIAEPAIMKDLAQVAKVLGPKGLMPTPKTEAITTDFKKTIAELSGGKTNFKSDASGIVHQAVARISWPTDKIKANIVKLFEAVKKSKPSTSKGIFIQGVTIASTMGPGLKVQL; via the coding sequence ATGGCACGAGGTAAAAAATATCAAGAAATTAAAGCAAAGGTTAACATTAACAAAGCCTATACATTAGACGAGGTGATTGATTTTATTAAAAATAATCACGTTGCCAAATTTGATGAAAGTATTGAACTTCACATAAAATTAGGCATTGATCCGACCAAAACAGAACAGAACGTTCATGGTTCGGTAGTTTTGCCGAGCGGTTCTTTAAAGAAAAAAAGAATTGCTGTTTTTGCTACTCCGGCTAAAATAGAAGAAGCCAAAAGCGCTGGTGCCGATATTGTCGGCGGGCAAGAATTAATTGAACAGATTAAGGCGAGCGGTAAATGCGATTTTGACGTGGCCATAGCTGAGCCGGCAATTATGAAAGATTTAGCCCAAGTTGCTAAGGTGCTGGGACCAAAAGGCTTAATGCCGACCCCAAAAACCGAGGCTATCACGACTGATTTTAAGAAAACTATTGCCGAATTAAGCGGCGGTAAAACGAACTTTAAGAGCGATGCTAGCGGAATTGTGCATCAGGCTGTGGCTAGAATCTCTTGGCCAACTGATAAAATAAAAGCAAATATTGTTAAACTTTTTGAGGCCGTTAAGAAATCGAAACCATCAACCTCCAAGGGTATTTTTATTCAGGGTGTTACAATTGCTTCGACTATGGGCCCAGGATTAAAGGTTCAACTATAA
- the gatB gene encoding Asp-tRNA(Asn)/Glu-tRNA(Gln) amidotransferase subunit GatB, which produces MELEPIIGLEIHLQLKTKSKMFCDCQNEWLDASPNVNICPICFGHPGVLPVINRGAVEMALNLGLALEGDVAQYSKFDRKNYFYPDLPKGYQISQYAIPIVKKAKLKLNEDRTIRINRIHLEEDTAKLIHTPDYKWSLLDYNRAGIPLLEVVTEPDFKSPEEAKLFLRELQLLARYLNISWADMEKGQMRCDTNISLRPKGDKKLYPKAEIKNLNSFRAVEESLRYEIKRQSKLWEAGNPPSGDVTFGWDEKKKITIEQRTKEGEMDYRYFPEPDLPPLLLTAFNLNAIKKDLTELPMAKRGRFMKSFGFSEIEARILTDDIILAHFTEKTLSELKAWLISIEEVEGSEQKIWEKHKEKFVKLVGSWLINRLMHLMDKYKTASFELKITPENFAEFIILLYKGNVSSTLGQQILEKMFLEGLDADEAIKRGSMNQIDDQKQLEKIIDKIIKNNPKVVADYKKGKTNAIAFLVGLIMRETKGRAKVELVKEILEEKL; this is translated from the coding sequence ATGGAATTAGAACCAATTATTGGCCTGGAAATTCATTTACAACTTAAAACCAAAAGCAAAATGTTTTGCGACTGCCAGAATGAGTGGCTTGACGCTAGTCCAAATGTTAATATTTGCCCGATTTGCTTTGGTCACCCCGGCGTCTTGCCGGTAATTAACCGTGGCGCCGTAGAAATGGCCCTTAATTTAGGATTAGCATTAGAGGGCGACGTTGCCCAGTATTCTAAATTTGATAGAAAAAATTATTTCTATCCAGATTTGCCTAAGGGATATCAAATTAGCCAATATGCGATTCCGATTGTCAAAAAAGCCAAATTAAAATTAAACGAAGACAGAACGATTAGAATAAACAGAATTCATCTTGAAGAAGATACGGCAAAATTAATTCATACCCCTGATTATAAATGGAGCCTGTTGGATTACAATCGAGCCGGAATTCCACTGTTGGAAGTAGTGACCGAACCTGACTTTAAATCTCCAGAAGAGGCGAAATTATTTTTACGTGAATTACAGCTCCTGGCCCGCTATTTAAACATTTCCTGGGCTGACATGGAAAAAGGCCAAATGCGCTGTGATACCAACATATCGTTGCGACCTAAGGGAGATAAGAAACTTTATCCTAAAGCTGAGATAAAGAATCTAAATTCTTTCCGCGCCGTGGAGGAATCTTTAAGGTATGAGATTAAAAGGCAATCAAAACTATGGGAAGCCGGCAATCCGCCCAGTGGCGATGTGACCTTTGGTTGGGATGAAAAGAAAAAAATAACCATTGAACAGCGAACCAAAGAAGGAGAAATGGATTATCGCTATTTTCCTGAGCCTGACTTGCCGCCGCTTTTACTAACAGCATTTAATCTAAATGCCATTAAAAAGGATCTGACCGAATTGCCGATGGCTAAGAGGGGAAGATTTATGAAGTCTTTTGGTTTTAGCGAGATTGAAGCGAGGATATTGACCGATGATATAATCTTAGCTCATTTTACCGAAAAAACGCTTAGCGAATTAAAAGCTTGGCTAATTTCGATTGAAGAAGTCGAAGGTAGTGAGCAAAAAATATGGGAAAAACATAAAGAAAAGTTCGTGAAATTAGTTGGTAGTTGGTTGATTAATCGTTTAATGCATTTAATGGATAAATATAAAACCGCTTCTTTTGAGCTTAAAATTACGCCGGAGAATTTTGCCGAATTTATAATTTTATTATATAAAGGCAATGTTTCGAGTACCTTGGGACAGCAAATTTTAGAAAAAATGTTTTTAGAAGGGCTAGATGCCGACGAAGCCATTAAAAGGGGATCAATGAACCAGATTGACGATCAAAAACAGCTCGAAAAAATAATTGATAAAATTATCAAGAATAATCCCAAGGTTGTCGCTGATTATAAAAAAGGTAAAACCAATGCCATTGCTTTTCTAGTCGGCTTAATTATGAGAGAGACCAAGGGTCGTGCTAAAGTTGAATTGGTTAAAGAAATACTAGAAGAAAAATTATAA
- the miaA gene encoding tRNA (adenosine(37)-N6)-dimethylallyltransferase MiaA, translating into MSTLNNKLIVIIGPTGSGKTDFAIKLAKKFKGEIICADSRTVYKGMDIGTAKPTIRLPLFASRRIGALNSVNKKSDFLNRIDKKPIFIIQQVPHYLIDIKKPNEGFSVADFKDMALKIIRNVQSRGKIPFLVGGTGLYVSSIINDLNIPPIAADLKLRKKIEKDIKKYGLTYLYKKLIKLDPGAKDFIDPKNPRRIIRALEVCLKTGQPFSETRNNKKSSFDILQIGLKLPRQKLYQRINDRVEQMIKNGLINEVKKLNNKYSPLLPSMTGIGYRQINLYLNNKLTLEQAVELIKTETRHYAKRQLSWFKRDKTVKWLNYESTEKAKKLIKKFLKN; encoded by the coding sequence ATGTCTACTCTAAACAATAAATTAATAGTCATCATCGGCCCGACCGGCTCGGGAAAGACCGATTTTGCTATTAAATTAGCTAAAAAATTCAAAGGGGAAATCATTTGCGCTGATAGCCGCACTGTTTATAAGGGTATGGATATTGGCACTGCCAAGCCCACAATAAGGTTACCCCTCTTTGCCAGCCGGCGGATCGGGGCGCTCAATTCTGTAAACAAAAAATCAGATTTTTTGAACAGAATTGACAAAAAACCAATATTCATAATTCAGCAAGTGCCTCATTATTTAATTGATATAAAAAAGCCAAATGAAGGCTTCAGCGTAGCTGACTTTAAAGATATGGCGCTTAAAATTATTAGAAACGTTCAATCGCGCGGCAAGATTCCATTTTTAGTAGGCGGCACTGGTTTATACGTATCCTCAATTATTAATGATTTAAATATCCCGCCTATAGCGGCCGATCTAAAATTAAGAAAAAAAATAGAAAAGGACATAAAAAAATACGGTTTAACTTATTTATATAAAAAATTAATCAAGCTTGACCCCGGAGCTAAAGACTTCATTGATCCGAAAAATCCGCGCCGAATTATCCGCGCCCTCGAGGTTTGCCTTAAAACTGGTCAGCCATTTTCAGAAACAAGGAATAATAAAAAATCATCTTTTGATATTTTACAAATTGGGCTTAAGTTGCCACGCCAAAAACTCTATCAGCGTATCAACGACCGCGTCGAGCAAATGATAAAAAACGGGCTGATCAATGAAGTTAAAAAACTGAATAATAAATACTCTCCCCTGCTTCCGTCAATGACCGGCATCGGTTACCGGCAAATTAACTTATATTTAAATAATAAATTAACGCTTGAACAGGCTGTCGAACTAATCAAAACCGAAACTCGTCATTATGCTAAACGTCAATTATCCTGGTTCAAAAGAGACAAAACCGTTAAATGGTTAAATTATGAAAGTACGGAAAAAGCTAAAAAATTAATTAAAAAATTCTTAAAAAATTAA
- a CDS encoding PrsW family intramembrane metalloprotease, producing the protein MNVQALKEFFLSLDPQNIVLFTLITALLCLAWIFLCLRLDRESPEPKEQIVRIFFWGGLMVFPALFIAGPITVFINKFTFLSSLAQILILSFLVDGLIEEFIKFSIISEKVYRKPFFDEPRDGLIYGMILGIGFSFLESFFYSLTLVGEQHAFLIILMRGLMTTFMHLLAGGIIGYHFGLAKFAHFYRHKLATKGYQRMLVWRGLILAICFHALYNLVIRFNYVWLMIPLAVLLIGVYISIILGLRKTQTLFKSNAL; encoded by the coding sequence ATGAATGTTCAAGCTTTAAAAGAATTTTTCCTTTCTTTAGATCCGCAAAATATTGTTTTATTTACTTTGATAACCGCGTTATTATGTTTAGCGTGGATTTTTTTGTGCTTGCGCTTGGATCGCGAATCTCCAGAGCCAAAAGAACAAATCGTGAGAATATTTTTCTGGGGAGGCCTGATGGTTTTTCCGGCCCTGTTTATTGCCGGACCGATTACCGTTTTTATAAATAAGTTCACTTTTCTGAGTTCTTTAGCTCAAATTTTAATCCTTTCTTTTTTAGTTGACGGACTAATCGAAGAATTTATTAAGTTTAGCATCATTTCGGAGAAGGTTTATCGAAAGCCGTTTTTTGACGAGCCGCGCGATGGTTTAATTTATGGTATGATTCTTGGCATCGGGTTTTCCTTTTTAGAAAGTTTTTTCTACAGCTTAACCCTAGTGGGCGAGCAGCACGCGTTTTTAATTATTCTAATGAGGGGATTAATGACAACTTTCATGCATCTTTTGGCTGGTGGGATTATTGGTTATCATTTTGGTCTGGCAAAATTTGCGCATTTTTATCGTCATAAGCTGGCGACAAAGGGCTATCAAAGAATGCTGGTTTGGCGTGGTTTAATTTTGGCCATCTGCTTCCATGCCTTATATAATTTAGTCATTCGTTTCAATTATGTTTGGCTGATGATTCCTTTGGCAGTGTTATTAATCGGAGTTTATATTTCGATTATTTTGGGCTTAAGAAAAACTCAGACCTTATTCAAGTCGAACGCCCTCTAA
- the rplK gene encoding 50S ribosomal protein L11, whose protein sequence is MAVKKIKTVIKLQIPASQATPAPPVGPALGQHGLNIAEFCKKFNDQTKDKAGNTVPVEITVYEDRSYTFILKTPPTPELIKKAIGIEKGSGKSLREKAGKITRKQIADIAKIKMPDLNANSLEAAMRTVEGTAKQMGVQVID, encoded by the coding sequence ATGGCAGTTAAAAAAATTAAAACAGTCATTAAACTTCAAATTCCGGCTTCTCAGGCTACGCCAGCTCCGCCAGTTGGTCCGGCTTTGGGCCAGCATGGTTTAAATATTGCAGAATTTTGTAAAAAGTTTAATGATCAAACTAAAGATAAAGCCGGCAATACTGTTCCGGTCGAAATCACCGTTTATGAAGACAGAAGCTATACTTTTATTTTAAAAACTCCGCCTACTCCAGAGTTGATTAAAAAGGCAATTGGCATTGAAAAGGGTTCAGGTAAATCTTTGCGGGAAAAGGCCGGCAAAATAACGCGCAAACAAATTGCCGATATTGCTAAAATAAAAATGCCAGATCTGAACGCCAATAGCTTGGAAGCAGCCATGAGAACGGTTGAGGGTACAGCTAAACAAATGGGAGTTCAAGTGATTGATTAA
- the gyrB gene encoding DNA topoisomerase (ATP-hydrolyzing) subunit B has translation MKKQITKKINEIKESKPTGDLVKDKDKKAASQEYSASQITVLDGLEPVRRRPAMYIGSVGPDGLHHLIWEVVDNSIDEAIGGFCNKIIIELLPDNLIRVTDNGRGIPVDMHKQVGKSALEVVLTKLHAGGKFSHDAYKVSGGLHGVGVSVVNALSIYLKAEVRRDGGLWMQEYKKGQPVSKAKQVGKSSERGTTITFQADPEIFPKIEYNWNTILNHLRQQAYLTKGVRIIVVDSRKASDITKHQFYFEGGIIAYVQHLNRTNKIRNQNIFYVNKESEGIIVETAFQYIDDFIETAYSFANNIYTPEGGTHILGFRTALTRILNTYGRAHNLLKEKDDNLTGEDTREGLTAVVSIKIRDPQFEGQTKAKLGNTEARPVVETVVGEALTTFLEEHPRDAEDMIAKCVLAARARQAAKSARDAVLRKSALEGFTLPGKLADCSSREAEKCELFIVEGDSAGGSCKMGRDRQFQAILPLRGKVLNVERARLDKILANQELKSLIIALGTNIGEQFDITKLRYHKIIIMSDADVDGMHIRTLLLTFFYRYMPQLIENNYLYIAQPPLYRINYNREIKYFYSDEEKDNFLESVPSHKKSVAATKKIAKGFVVQKIGETTQPEQEEKKEVEAGVNIQRYKGLGEMNPEELFTTTMDYNKRTLKQVAIDDISLADEVFDILMGKEVEPRKKFIQTHAKTVQNLDI, from the coding sequence ATGAAGAAGCAAATAACTAAAAAAATCAATGAAATCAAAGAAAGTAAGCCGACCGGCGATTTAGTCAAAGACAAAGACAAGAAAGCGGCCAGCCAGGAATATAGCGCTAGCCAAATTACGGTTCTTGACGGATTGGAGCCGGTTAGGAGGCGGCCGGCCATGTACATTGGTTCGGTTGGGCCAGACGGTTTACATCATTTGATTTGGGAAGTTGTTGATAATTCAATCGATGAAGCGATCGGAGGATTTTGTAATAAAATTATTATTGAATTATTACCGGATAATTTAATCAGAGTTACTGATAATGGTCGAGGTATTCCTGTTGATATGCACAAGCAAGTCGGTAAATCTGCTCTTGAAGTTGTTTTAACTAAATTGCATGCCGGCGGTAAATTTAGCCATGATGCTTATAAAGTTTCTGGCGGTTTGCATGGCGTTGGCGTGTCAGTGGTAAACGCCTTGTCAATTTATTTAAAAGCAGAGGTTCGCCGCGACGGTGGTTTATGGATGCAAGAATATAAAAAGGGTCAGCCCGTATCAAAAGCTAAACAAGTCGGGAAATCATCAGAAAGGGGTACGACCATCACCTTCCAGGCTGATCCGGAAATTTTCCCTAAAATAGAATATAATTGGAATACTATTTTAAATCATTTACGCCAGCAGGCTTATCTAACTAAGGGCGTAAGAATAATTGTTGTTGATTCTCGCAAGGCCAGTGACATTACTAAACATCAATTTTATTTCGAGGGAGGCATTATTGCTTATGTGCAGCATTTGAATCGTACAAATAAAATTAGAAATCAAAATATTTTTTATGTGAACAAAGAATCCGAGGGTATAATAGTTGAAACCGCCTTTCAATATATCGACGACTTTATAGAAACGGCTTATAGTTTCGCTAATAATATTTATACGCCCGAAGGCGGAACGCATATATTGGGTTTTCGTACGGCCTTGACCCGCATTTTAAATACTTATGGCCGCGCTCATAATTTATTAAAAGAGAAAGACGATAATTTAACCGGTGAAGATACGCGTGAAGGCCTAACAGCCGTGGTCAGCATTAAGATCCGTGATCCGCAATTCGAAGGTCAAACCAAGGCCAAACTTGGCAATACTGAAGCTAGGCCAGTGGTAGAAACGGTGGTTGGCGAAGCTTTAACCACGTTTTTAGAGGAACATCCCCGCGACGCCGAAGATATGATTGCTAAATGTGTTTTGGCAGCTCGGGCCCGGCAAGCGGCTAAAAGCGCTCGCGATGCAGTACTGCGCAAAAGCGCTCTAGAAGGGTTTACCTTGCCCGGGAAATTAGCTGATTGTTCTTCTCGCGAGGCTGAAAAATGCGAATTATTTATTGTTGAGGGTGATTCGGCCGGTGGCAGCTGTAAAATGGGTCGCGATCGTCAGTTTCAGGCTATTTTGCCGCTGAGAGGTAAGGTTTTAAACGTCGAGCGGGCCCGTTTAGATAAAATTTTAGCTAATCAAGAATTAAAATCACTAATTATTGCCTTGGGCACTAATATCGGCGAGCAGTTTGATATAACAAAGTTGCGTTATCATAAAATTATTATTATGTCTGATGCTGACGTCGATGGTATGCATATCAGAACTTTACTTTTGACTTTTTTCTATCGTTATATGCCGCAGCTTATTGAAAATAATTATTTATATATTGCTCAGCCGCCGTTATATAGAATTAATTATAATCGTGAAATAAAATATTTTTATTCTGACGAAGAAAAAGATAATTTTTTGGAAAGCGTTCCTAGTCATAAAAAATCAGTTGCAGCCACAAAAAAGATTGCCAAGGGTTTCGTTGTGCAGAAAATAGGCGAAACTACTCAGCCAGAGCAAGAAGAAAAGAAAGAAGTTGAGGCCGGCGTAAATATCCAGCGCTATAAAGGTTTGGGCGAGATGAATCCTGAAGAATTATTTACCACCACCATGGATTATAATAAAAGAACCCTAAAACAGGTGGCAATTGACGATATTTCTTTGGCTGACGAGGTTTTTGACATATTAATGGGCAAGGAGGTTGAGCCTCGCAAAAAGTTCATCCAAACTCATGCCAAGACCGTCCAAAACCTTGACATTTAA